One Poecilia reticulata strain Guanapo linkage group LG4, Guppy_female_1.0+MT, whole genome shotgun sequence genomic window carries:
- the LOC103463317 gene encoding interferon-induced protein with tetratricopeptide repeats 2-like: MSSSTETSESRLNVLQCHFTWDLQPSTFKLTCLRDAMEDMSNEEGNFWLGHTYNLLGYIQYKLGFSEDTLNFFNRATETFQRQKNADEGPWLMVNFGNLAWLHHHLGEDERSEDYLSKVDDLMREYPAPPGLERHPEVCAEKAWTLMKFDKETKLEAEELFQGAIRMQPDSVEWQSSYAKLSAEFLIKSQRVLGPEVFERLRSAKERDPGNLYVAALYLESRAANGEQVQDEARALAEEVLERPMNSSCGFVPLLRLYREHISRDEAVEITKKAMRKHPNSRYTKKCAAICHMRKILNPGRESNPDDRMINQGISLWEEMIAAYNDSSPKQQVTLAQLYSKVDTERAEQIYREQLLREDLDPAKKQMLYSRYAKHLYFIRNERRESTVYHMRAAEIQVESKYRQSSIRELQKTLEKNRDPELNGEIRNLLTNLRIQNQ, encoded by the exons ATGAG CAGCTCTACAGAGACTTCAGAGTCCAGGCTGAATGTGCTGCAGTGCCATTTCACCTGGGACCTCCAACCCTCCACGTTCAAACTAACCTGCCTCCGGGACGCAATGGAAGACATGAGCAACGAGGAGGGAAACTTCTGGCTAGGTCACACATACAACCTGCTGGGCTATATCCAGTACAAGCTGGGCTTCTCTGAAGATACCCTGAACTTCTTCAACCGGGCCACTGAGACCTTCCAGAGGCAGAAAAACGCTGATGAAGGGCCCTGGTTGATGGTGAACTTTGGGAATCTGGCCTGGCTACACCATCACCTGGGAGAAGATGAGAGGAGTGAAGACTACCTGTCAAAGGTCGACGATCTGATGAGGGAATACCCAGCTCCACCTGGGTTAGAGCGCCACCCAGAGGTCTGTGCAGAGAAGGCCTGGACCCTGATGAAGTTTGATAAAGAGACGAAGCTGGAGGCTGAAGAGCTCTTCCAGGGAGCCATCCGGATGCAGCCGGACTCGGTGGAGTGGCAGAGCAGCTACGCCAAACTATCAGCAGAGTTCCTCATAAAAAGCCAGCGCGTCTTAGGGCCTGAAGTCTTTGAGAGACTGAGATCAGCCAAAGAACGAGATCCAGGTAACTTATATGTTGCTGCTCTTTATCTGGAGTCACGTGCTGCAAATGGAGAACAAGTCCAGGATGAAGCAAGAGCTTTGGCTGAAGAGGTTCTAGAGAGGCCGATGAACAGCTCCTGTGGTTTTGTTCCATTACTGCGTCTGTACAGAGAGCACATCTCTAGAGATGAAGCTGTTGAAATAACTAAGAAGGCCATGAGAAAACATCCTAACTCACGATATACCAAAAAATGTGCTGCTATCTGCCACATGAGGAAGATCCTTAATCCAGGCAGGGAATCCAATCCTGATGACCGCATGATCAACCAAGGCATCAGTCTGTGGGAGGAAATGATTGCAGCTTACAATGACTCTTCTCCTAAACAACAAGTAACTCTAGCACAGTTATATTCAAAGGTAGACACCGAGAGAGCTGAGCAGATTtacagagagcagctgctgagaGAAGATCTGGATCCAGCGAAAAAACAGATGCTTTACAGCCGCTACgcaaaacatttatatttcattagAAATGAGAGGCGCGAGTCAACTGTTTACCACATGAGGGCAGCAGAGATCCAGGTAGAATCTAAGTATCGACAGAGCAGCATTAGAGAGCTGCAGAAGACCCTCGAAAAAAACAGAGACCCTGAACTGAATGGGGAAATAAGGAATCTTCTGACCAACCTGAGAATTCAGAATCAGTGA
- the LOC103463315 gene encoding tubulin alpha chain-like encodes MRECISVHVGQAGIQIGNACWELYCLEHGIQPDGLMPSDKTVGRGDDSFNTFFSETGSGKHVPRAVFVDLEPTVIDEVRSGTYHQLFHPEQLINGKEDAANNYARGHYTIGKEIIDPVLDRLRKLADQCNGLQGFLVFHSFGGGTGSGFTSLLMERLSVDYGKKSKLEFSIYPAPQVSTAVVEPYNSILTTHTTLEHSDCAFMVDNEAIYDICCRNLDIERPTYTNLNRLMSQIVSSITASLRFDGALNVDLAEFQTNLVPYPRIHFPLATYAPVISAEKAYHEQMTVSEITNACFEPSNQMVKCDPRHGKYMACCLLYRGDVVPKDVNAAIANIKTKRXIQFVDWCPTGFKVGINYQPPTVVPGGDXAKVQRAVCMLSNTTAXAEAWARLDHKFDLMYAKRAFVHWYVGEGMEEGEFSEAREDMAALEKDYEEVGTDSIEGEGEEDTGEY; translated from the exons atg CGTGAGTGCATCTCAGTCCATGTCGGTCAGGCCGGCATCCAGATTGGCAATGCCTGCTGGGAGCTGTATTGCCTGGAACATGGCATCCAGCCAGATGGACTGATGCCAAGTGACAAGACAGTGGGAAGAGGAGATGACTCCTTCAACACTTTCTTCAGTGAGACCGGTTCTGGAAAGCATGTTCCCCGGGCCGTGTTTGTGGACCTGGAGCCCACTGTCATTG ATGAGGTGCGGTCTGGGACCTACCACCAGCTATTCCACCCTGAGCAGCTGATTAATGGTAAAGAGGATGCTGCCAACAATTATGCTCGTGGGCACTACACCATAGGAAAGGAGATCATCGATCCTGTTTTGGATAGGCTTCGCAAACTG GCTGACCAGTGTAATGGTCTTCAGGGCTTCCTGGTTTTCCACAGCTTCGGTGGAGGCACTGGCTCTGGTTTCACCTCCCTGCTGATGGAGCGCCTGTCTGTCGACTACGGCAAGAAATCCAAGCTGGAGTTCTCAATCTATCCGGCCCCACAGGTTTCCACAGCYGTGGTGGAGCCTTACAACTCCATCCTGACCACCCACACCACCCTGGAGCACTCAGACTGTGCCTTCATGGTGGACAACGAGGCCATCTACGATATCTGCTGTCGGAACCTGGACATCGAGCGCCCCACCTACACCAACCTGAACAGACTGATGAGTCAGATCGTGTCCTCCATCACGGCTTCTCTTCGTTTCGACGGTGCGCTCAACGTGGATCTGGCCGAGTTCCAGACCAACTTGGTGCCTTATCCACGAATCCATTTCCCTCTGGCCACTTACGCTCCTGTCATTTCTGCCGAGAAGGCTTACCACGAACAGATGACCGTATCTGAAATCACAAACGCTTGCTTTGAGCCATCCAATCAGATGGTGAAATGTGACCCTCGCCACGGCAAGTACATGGCCTGCTGCCTTTTGTACCGTGGAGATGTGGTGCCCAAAGACGTCAACGCTGCTATTGCCAACATCAAAACCAAACGYRSSATCCAGTTTGTGGACTGGTGCCCCACTGGTTTCAAGGTGGGCATCAACTACCAGCCTCCCACTGTGGTTCCTGGTGGAGAYATVGCCAAGGTCCAGAGGGCBGTGTGCATGTTGAGCAACACCACGGCCRTWGCAGAGGCCTGGGCTCGACTYGACCACAAGTTTGATCTGATGTACGCCAAGCGTGCCTTCGTTCATTGGTATGTGGGTGAGGGCATGGAGGAGGGAGAGTTCTCCGAGGCCAGGGAGGACATGGCTGCACTGGAGAAGGATTATGAAGAGGTCGGAACCGATTCTATTGAAGGGGAGGGAGAAGAAGATACAGGAGAATATTAA
- the LOC103463316 gene encoding tubulin alpha-1B chain-like, with translation MPSDKTAGRGDDSFNTFFSETGSGKHVPRAVYVDLEPTVIDEVRTGTYHQLFHPEQLISGKEAALEKDYEEVGTDSIEGESAEEGGEY, from the exons ATGCCGAGTGACAAGACCGCAGGAAGAGGAGACGACTCCTTCAACACCTTCTTCAGTGAGACCGGTTCTGGAAAGCATGTTCCCCGGGCCGTGTATGTGGACCTGGAGCCCACTGTCATTG ATGAGGTGCGCACTGGGACCTACCACCAGCTATTCCACCCTGAGCAGCTGATCAGTGGTAAAGAGGCTGCACTGGAGAAGGATTATGAAGAGGTCGGAACCGATTCTATTGAAGGGGAGAGTGCAGAAGAAGGAGGGGAATATTGA
- the LOC103463314 gene encoding interferon-induced protein 44-like: MNQTRHLWKPAEGIDCALKAMEVVSWVPWSNSEVQTFLCLVGQERIHRDLDGATRNEKTFREVSQLMAAHGYQRTSRQCRDKLKKMRSDYRTIKKNRERSGPNSLKHWKWFEQMDAIYGKRPVSIKMESGLDSTTAVLDPMMDNKCFSSCDGFSTTSHLVNGSDNKSAAAAMHASDLNLTHCEVYQVVVTPKEMTKIENPWRTLIWNPEKRTELMESIKTYKPTVSSVSQARVLFIGPVGAGKSSFFNSINSVFRGHVTSQAIAGYSSSSLTTQFRTYSVKAGREGKPLPIILCDTMGLEDSKGAGLDVDDISSILKGHMPDRYQFNPSEPLHPDASGYRKTPDLKEKIHCVSYILDATKVCIMPANLAEKLEAIRKKANLLGVPQLVVLTKVDEACPLVKENLTNIYRSVYIKEIMQEVSSKLGMPLSCIVPVRNYVEELDLDLNSDVLLLSAVIQMLRFADNYFDEISDQLGNLRTKE; encoded by the exons ATGAACCAGACTCGCCATCTGTGGAAACCCGCAGAAGGCATTGATTGTGCTTTAAAGGCAATGGAAGTAGTGTCATGGGTACCGTGGTCCAACAGCGAGGTGCAGACATTTTTGTGCTTGGTGGGCCAGGAAAGGATCCACAGGGATCTAGACGGAGCAACTAGGAACgagaaaacattcagagagGTTTCCCAGCTGATGGCCGCTCACGGCTACCAGCGAACATCACGGCAATGCAGAGataagcttaaaaaaatgagaAGTGATTACCGGACCATCAAGAAGAACAGGGAGCGCAGTGGTCCGAACAGCCTGAAACACTGGAAGTGGTTCGAGCAAATGGACGCCATTTACGGGAAGCGACCAGTGAGCATTAAAATGGAGAGTGGACTGGATTCGACCACTGCGGTACTGGACCCCATGATGGATAACA AATGCTTTTCCTCATGCGATGGTTTTTCTACCACTTCTCATCTTGTTAACGGAAGCGATAACAAATCCGCCGCAGCAGCGATGCATGCCAGTGACCTGAACCTGACACACTGTGAAGTCTACCAGGTGGTTG TGACTCcaaaggaaatgacaaaaatagagAATCCATGGAGGACTTTAATCTGGAACCCTGA GAAGAGGACGGAGCTGATGGAGAGCATCAAAACCTACAAACCCACAGTCAGTTCTGTGTCCCAGGCTCGGGTTTTATTCATCGGACCAGTCGGTGCTGGAAAGTCCAGCTTCTTCAACTCCATCAACTCTGTGTTCAGAGGCCATGTCACCAGCCAGGCCATCGCTGGTTATTCCTCCAGCAGCCTCACTACTCAG TTTCGGACCTACTCTGTGAAAGCAGGACGAGAAGGCAAACCTCTGCCAATCATCCTGTGTGACACCATGGGCCTGGAGGACAGCAAAGGGGCGGGGCTTGATGTTGATGACATTAGCAGCATCCTTAAGGGACATATGCCAGATCGTTACCAG TTCAACCCGTCTGAACCGCTGCATCCTGACGCCTCTGGCTATCGCAAAACTCCAGACCTCAAAGAGAAGATCCACTGTGTGTCATACATCCTTGATGCCACCAAGGTCTGCATCATGCCTGCAAATCTGGCAGAAAAGCTGGAAGCTATCCGCAAAAAGGCCAACTTGTTGG GAGTTCCTCAGCTGGTTGTACTCACCAAGGTGGATGAAGCTTGTCCCTTAGTGAAAGAGAATCTGACAAACATTTATAGGAGTGTCTACATTAAGGAGATT ATGCAGGAGGTCAGCTCTAAGCTCGGCATGCCGCTGTCCTGCATTGTTCCAGTGAGGAACTACGTAGAGGAACTGGATCTGGACCTGAACTCTGACGTCCTGCTGCTCAGTGCCGTCATCCAGATGCTCCGGTTTGCTGATAACTACTTTGATGAAATCAGCGACCAACTTGGGAACCTTCGAACCAAAGAATGA